The following are encoded in a window of Candidatus Zixiibacteriota bacterium genomic DNA:
- a CDS encoding HDIG domain-containing protein, translating to TLCALMAAELGLDAELAKRAGFLHDIGKAIDRETEGTHTEIGMAFLRKYNEHEYVINAVGSHHNDIPHISPYDILVQAADAISGARPGARREPLEGYIKRLEKLEEIAESFKGVAKSYAIQAGREVRVIVENNEIDDIGATVLASDIARKIETELEYPGQIKVTVIRESRSVDYAK from the coding sequence CGACGCTGTGCGCGCTGATGGCGGCGGAGCTGGGGCTCGATGCCGAGTTGGCCAAGCGCGCCGGATTCCTGCACGATATCGGCAAGGCGATCGACCGCGAAACCGAGGGCACGCACACCGAGATCGGGATGGCGTTTCTGCGCAAGTACAATGAGCATGAGTACGTGATCAACGCCGTCGGTTCGCACCACAACGACATCCCGCATATTTCGCCGTACGACATCCTGGTGCAGGCGGCGGACGCGATCTCCGGCGCGCGACCCGGGGCGCGGCGCGAACCGCTGGAAGGCTATATCAAGCGCTTGGAGAAGCTGGAGGAGATTGCGGAGTCGTTCAAGGGCGTGGCGAAATCGTACGCGATCCAGGCGGGACGCGAGGTGCGCGTGATTGTCGAGAACAACGAAATCGACGACATCGGCGCCACGGTCCTGGCGAGCGACATTGCCCGCAAGATCGAAACCGAACTGGAGTACCCGGGGCAGATCAAAGTTACCGTGATTCGCGAGTCGCGCTCGGTCGACTACGCCAAGTGA